In the [Clostridium] colinum genome, one interval contains:
- a CDS encoding glycoside hydrolase family 130 protein: MTKIIGKSLPNIPWQEKPEGYTMPVWRYSQNPIIGRRAIPSSNSVFNSAVVPFKDGFAGVFRCDSKSISMDIFAGFSKDGINWEINHQPIKFEGEDEEILKREYRYDPRVCYIDEDSKYYITWCNGYHGPTIGLAYTTDFKTFHQLENAFLPYNRNGVLFPRKINGNYAMVSRPSDTGHTPFGDIFFSQSPDLTYWGKHRFVMGTVPGDTSAWQITKIGPGPTPIETDEGWLLIYHGVINTCNGFVYRMGCVLLYIDEPWKVKMRSKDYILGPEELYECVGDVPNVTFPCATLTDADTGRICIYYGCADSVTGIAFTTVDELINHMKNNPL; this comes from the coding sequence ATGACAAAAATAATTGGAAAATCATTACCAAATATACCATGGCAAGAAAAACCAGAAGGATATACAATGCCCGTATGGAGATATAGCCAAAATCCTATAATAGGAAGAAGAGCAATACCTTCTTCTAATAGTGTATTTAATAGTGCCGTAGTACCATTTAAAGATGGATTTGCAGGTGTTTTTAGATGTGATAGTAAATCTATTAGTATGGATATATTTGCAGGGTTTAGTAAAGATGGTATAAATTGGGAAATAAATCATCAGCCTATTAAATTTGAAGGTGAAGACGAAGAAATCTTAAAAAGGGAATATAGATATGACCCACGTGTATGTTATATAGACGAAGACAGTAAATATTATATCACGTGGTGTAACGGTTATCACGGGCCAACAATTGGCTTAGCTTATACAACAGATTTTAAAACATTTCATCAATTAGAAAATGCCTTTTTACCATATAATAGAAATGGAGTATTATTTCCACGTAAAATAAATGGCAACTATGCAATGGTTAGTAGACCAAGTGATACAGGACATACACCTTTTGGGGACATATTCTTTAGCCAAAGTCCAGATTTAACATATTGGGGTAAACATAGATTTGTTATGGGTACAGTTCCAGGAGATACAAGTGCGTGGCAAATAACAAAAATAGGCCCAGGCCCAACACCTATAGAAACAGATGAAGGTTGGTTACTTATCTATCACGGGGTTATAAACACTTGTAATGGATTTGTTTATCGTATGGGTTGTGTTTTATTATATATAGATGAACCGTGGAAAGTGAAAATGCGTTCTAAAGATTATATTTTAGGACCAGAAGAATTGTATGAATGCGTAGGAGATGTACCAAACGTTACTTTCCCTTGTGCAACCTTGACAGATGCGGATACAGGTAGAATATGTATATATTATGGTTGTGCCGATTCTGTTACAGGTATTGCGTTTACAACAGTTGATGAACTTATTAATCATATGAAAAATAATCCTTTATAA